One Papaver somniferum cultivar HN1 chromosome 10, ASM357369v1, whole genome shotgun sequence genomic window carries:
- the LOC113317832 gene encoding uncharacterized protein LOC113317832 isoform X1 — protein MGNGWKQIITIINQLSPIQEVSIQKPQSSPSSVHFPNPPSVWNKPKLETEVLPIEKENWNHTVVLSSDANMVSWDLIGKHLGKCLEKNEVFFLQPFSNSKALFKVPNSEMRTELLSKSGWSFNGFNFKFSPWTSKLNVLSEKEVLKIQSCWIEVGGIPFSLWNQKTFETIGSKCGGLLEVSEDTRNGWNLSLMELKVRGPVDNVQKIVEVNFKSLPFRASIEKAKDQSSNINNGLQCIKVFNPVSGAGSLDGGVSLDPVISAGKDDKPVPDGSAYTGKQQHQSGADK, from the coding sequence ATGGGGAATGGATGGAAACAAATTATAACAATTATCAATCAACTCAGTCCGATTCAGGAAGTTTCAATCCAGAAACCTCAATCTTCACCATCGTCGGTTCATTTCCCAAACCCTCCATCTGTTTGGAATAAACCCAAATTGGAGACTGAAGTGTTACCTATTGAAAAGGAAAACTGGAATCATACGGTGGTTTTATCATCTGATGCTAACATGGTATCTTGGGATTTAATTGGTAAGCATTTGGGTAAGTGTTTGGAGAAGAACGAGGTATTCTTTCTTCAGCCTTTCTCGAATTCTAAAGCGTTGTTCAAAGTTCCAAATTCAGAGATGAGGACTGAGCTTCTTTCAAAATCTGGTTGGAGTTTTAATGGGTTTAACTTCAAATTCTCCCCATGGACATCAAAACTTAATGTGTTGTCCGAGAAGGAAGTGCTTAAAATTCAGTCATGTTGGATAGAAGTCGGAGGAATTCCATTTTCTCTATGGAATCAAAAAACTTTTGAAACCATTGGATCAAAATGTGGTGGTCTCCTTGAAGTTTCGGAGGATACGAGAAATGGTTGGAATCTTTCTCTGATGGAGCTCAAAGTTCGCGGCCCGGTGGACAATGTCCAAAAAATTGTAGAAGTCAATTTCAAATCTTTACCATTCAGGGCTTCGATTGAAAAGGCGAAAGATCAATCTTCAAATATCAATAACGGTCTGCAGTGTATCAAAGTCTTCAACCCGGTTTCCGGTGCAGGTAGCCTTGATGGCGGGGTATCTTTGGATCCTGTAATATCTGCTGGTAAAGATGATAAGCCAGTGCCAGATGGATCTGCATACACGGGTAAACAACAGCATCAGTCTGGTGCTGACAAATGA